Proteins from a genomic interval of Heteronotia binoei isolate CCM8104 ecotype False Entrance Well chromosome 5, APGP_CSIRO_Hbin_v1, whole genome shotgun sequence:
- the LOC132571063 gene encoding zinc finger protein 883-like isoform X12: MLENFGNVASLGLLIAKPDLISQLEEEEGLCLLGSEEEKGLAAGDMWQSANGAEHPLMEEEATYSNVKEVFEYLDAPRNGEGKHLPKGKMNSSILQGDGSLGQKMRQGDCRNECTASRENITEISIINIPQRMCSRKKIYKCMKGGKSFRQRPYLTSHERINIREKPYKCMECGKSFSCSSHFSVHQRIHTGEKPYQCLECGKSFSQSSSLTFHQRIHTGERPYQCLECGKSFGQSSHLRVHQKIHTGEKPYTCQECGKSFRQSASLTSHQRVHTGEKPYKCVECGTSFSHSGSLTAHQRIHIGEKPYECLECGKSFSEKGKLTSHQRTHTGEKPYKCLDCGKSFRESAYLTSHQRTHTGEKPYKCLDCGKSYTDSSSLTSHQRIHTGEKPYECQVCGKSFADSSTLISHRRIHSGEKPYECVQCGKRFNQSAHLTSHQRTHIGEKPYKCLECGNGFGRKDNLISHQRIHTGEKPYKCLECGKGFSQGSSLTSHRRIHTGEKPYQCLECGKSFSRSDVLSLHQKIHTGEKPYKCLECGKSFTHSGNLTSHQRIHKREKAY, from the coding sequence CAGGAGACATGTGGCAGTCGGCGAACGGAGCGGAACACCCACTGATGGAAGAAGAGGCTACATATTCAAATGTGAAAGAGGTGTTTGAATATTTGGATGCACCAAGGAACGGAGAGGGGAAACACCTACCTAAAGGAAAGATGAACTCCAGTATTTTACAGGGGGATGGTTCTCTAGGACAAAAAATGCGTCAAGGAGACTGCAGGAATGAGTGCACTGCAAGCAGGGAAAATATCACTGAAATATCAATTATTAATATTCCACAAAGGATGTGTAGCAGAAAGAAAATATATAAGTGCATGAAGGGTGGGAAAAGTTTCAGGCAGAGACCGTACCTTACTTCCCATGAAAGAATTAATAtaagggagaaaccatataaatgcatgGAATGTGGGAAAAGTTTCAGTTGCAGTTCACACTTTAGTGTCCATCAgcgaattcacacaggggagaaaccatatcaatgcctagagtgtgggaaaagcttcagtcagagttccAGTCTGACtttccatcaaagaattcacacaggggagagaccataTCAATGCCTGGAGTGCGGGAAAAGCTTTGGTCAGAGTTCACACCTTCGTGTTcatcaaaaaattcacacaggggagaaaccatatacatgccaggaatgtgggaaaagcttcaggcaGAGTGCAAGCCTTACTTCTCACCAAAGGgtacacacaggggagaaaccatataaatgcgtAGAGTGTGGAACAAGCTTCAGTCACAGTGGAAGCCTTACcgcccatcaaagaattcacataggagagaaaccatatgaatgcctggagtgtgggaaaagcttcagtgagAAAGGAaaacttacttcccatcaaagaactcacacaggggaaaaaccatataaatgcctggactgtgggaaaagcttcagagaGAGTGCATACCTTACTTCCCACCaaagaacgcacacaggggaaaaaccatataaatgcctggactGTGGGAAAAGCTACACTGACAGTTCcagtcttacttcccatcaaagaattcacacaggggagaaaccatatgaatgccaggtgtgtgggaaaagctttgctGACAGCTCAACTCTTATTTCCCATAGAAGAATTCActctggggagaaaccatatgaatgcgTGCAGTGTGGGAAAAGGTTCAATCAAAGTGCACACCTTACTTCACATCAAAGGACACAcataggggagaaaccatataaatgccttgAATGTGGAAACGGTTTTGGAAGAAAAGATAACCTCATCtctcatcaaagaattcacacaggtgaAAAACCGTAcaaatgtctggagtgtgggaaaggCTTCAGCCAGGGTTCCAGTCTTACTTCCCatagaagaattcacacaggggagaaaccataccaatgcctggagtgtgggaaaagcttcagtcggaGCGACGTTCTTAGTTTGcatcagaaaattcacacaggggagaaaccatataaatgtctcgagtgtgggaaaagttttaCTCACAGTGGAaaccttacttcccatcaaagaattcacaagaGGGAGAAAGCATATTAA
- the LOC132571063 gene encoding zinc finger protein 883-like isoform X11 produces the protein MLDPNQRALHWEVMLENYGNVASLGLLIAKPDLISQLEEEEGLCLLGSEEEKGLAAGDMWQSANGAEHPLMEEEATYSNVKEVFEYLDAPRNGEGKHLPKGKMNSSILQGDGSLGQKMRQGDCRNECTASRENITEISIINIPQRMCSRKKIYKCMKGGKSFRQRPYLTSHERINIREKPYKCMECGKSFSCSSHFSVHQRIHTGEKPYQCLECGKSFSQSSSLTFHQRIHTGERPYQCLECGKSFGQSSHLRVHQKIHTGEKPYTCQECGKSFRQSASLTSHQRVHTGEKPYKCVECGTSFSHSGSLTAHQRIHIGEKPYECLECGKSFSEKGKLTSHQRTHTGEKPYKCLDCGKSFRESAYLTSHQRTHTGEKPYKCLDCGKSYTDSSSLTSHQRIHTGEKPYECQVCGKSFADSSTLISHRRIHSGEKPYECVQCGKRFNQSAHLTSHQRTHIGEKPYKCLECGNGFGRKDNLISHQRIHTGEKPYKCLECGKGFSQGSSLTSHRRIHTGEKPYQCLECGKSFSRSDVLSLHQKIHTGEKPYKCLECGKSFTHSGNLTSHQRIHKREKAY, from the coding sequence CAGGAGACATGTGGCAGTCGGCGAACGGAGCGGAACACCCACTGATGGAAGAAGAGGCTACATATTCAAATGTGAAAGAGGTGTTTGAATATTTGGATGCACCAAGGAACGGAGAGGGGAAACACCTACCTAAAGGAAAGATGAACTCCAGTATTTTACAGGGGGATGGTTCTCTAGGACAAAAAATGCGTCAAGGAGACTGCAGGAATGAGTGCACTGCAAGCAGGGAAAATATCACTGAAATATCAATTATTAATATTCCACAAAGGATGTGTAGCAGAAAGAAAATATATAAGTGCATGAAGGGTGGGAAAAGTTTCAGGCAGAGACCGTACCTTACTTCCCATGAAAGAATTAATAtaagggagaaaccatataaatgcatgGAATGTGGGAAAAGTTTCAGTTGCAGTTCACACTTTAGTGTCCATCAgcgaattcacacaggggagaaaccatatcaatgcctagagtgtgggaaaagcttcagtcagagttccAGTCTGACtttccatcaaagaattcacacaggggagagaccataTCAATGCCTGGAGTGCGGGAAAAGCTTTGGTCAGAGTTCACACCTTCGTGTTcatcaaaaaattcacacaggggagaaaccatatacatgccaggaatgtgggaaaagcttcaggcaGAGTGCAAGCCTTACTTCTCACCAAAGGgtacacacaggggagaaaccatataaatgcgtAGAGTGTGGAACAAGCTTCAGTCACAGTGGAAGCCTTACcgcccatcaaagaattcacataggagagaaaccatatgaatgcctggagtgtgggaaaagcttcagtgagAAAGGAaaacttacttcccatcaaagaactcacacaggggaaaaaccatataaatgcctggactgtgggaaaagcttcagagaGAGTGCATACCTTACTTCCCACCaaagaacgcacacaggggaaaaaccatataaatgcctggactGTGGGAAAAGCTACACTGACAGTTCcagtcttacttcccatcaaagaattcacacaggggagaaaccatatgaatgccaggtgtgtgggaaaagctttgctGACAGCTCAACTCTTATTTCCCATAGAAGAATTCActctggggagaaaccatatgaatgcgTGCAGTGTGGGAAAAGGTTCAATCAAAGTGCACACCTTACTTCACATCAAAGGACACAcataggggagaaaccatataaatgccttgAATGTGGAAACGGTTTTGGAAGAAAAGATAACCTCATCtctcatcaaagaattcacacaggtgaAAAACCGTAcaaatgtctggagtgtgggaaaggCTTCAGCCAGGGTTCCAGTCTTACTTCCCatagaagaattcacacaggggagaaaccataccaatgcctggagtgtgggaaaagcttcagtcggaGCGACGTTCTTAGTTTGcatcagaaaattcacacaggggagaaaccatataaatgtctcgagtgtgggaaaagttttaCTCACAGTGGAaaccttacttcccatcaaagaattcacaagaGGGAGAAAGCATATTAA
- the LOC132571715 gene encoding zinc finger protein 436-like, whose product MCSECGIKFSLQSHLRRHQRIHTGEKPFECSECGKRFIWGSHLQQHQRTHTGEKPFTCSKCGIKFGRQCHLRQHQIIHTGEKPFECLVCEKKFSRSSNLRKHQRTHTGEKPFECSECGKRFSQSSEFQRHQRTHTGEKPFKCPECGMRFGRQTHLRRHQRTHTGEKPFKCSECGKRFRFRSGFQRHWRTHTGEKPYECSECGKRFSQLCSLRRHLRTHTGEKPFECLECGKRFR is encoded by the exons atgtgctcagagtgtggaattAAATTCAGTCTGCAAAGCCATCTTCGacggcatcaaagaatccacacaggggagaaaccttttgaatgctcagagtgtggaaagagattcatttggggtagccatcttcaacagcaccaaagaacccacacaggggagaaacctttcacATGCTCAAAATGTGGAATTAAATTCGGTCGGCAATGCCATCTTCGACAGCATCAAAtcatccacacaggggagaaaccttttgaatgcttagtgtGTGAAAAGAAATTCAGTAGGAGTAGCAACCTTCGAAAGCACCaaagaacgcacacaggggagaagccttttgaatgctcagaatgtggaaagagattcagtcagagtagcgaGTTCCAACGGCAccaaagaacccatacaggggaaaaacctttcaaatgcccagagtgtggaatGAGATTCGGTCGGCAAACCCATCTTCGACGAC accaaagaacccacacaggggagaaacctttcaaatgctcagagtgtggaaagagattcaggtttCGTAGTGGTTTTCAAAGACAttggagaacccacacaggggagaaaccttatgaatgctcagaatgtgggaagagattcagtcagcttTGCAGTCTTCGACGGCAtcttagaacccacacaggagagaaaccttttgaatgcttagagtgtgggaagagattccg TTAG